From Carassius auratus strain Wakin chromosome 10, ASM336829v1, whole genome shotgun sequence, a single genomic window includes:
- the alox5ap gene encoding arachidonate 5-lipoxygenase-activating protein: MLSVMLQMIRQQSETVPQCTLENMFVAVMDNIFLLVLVTLLSVIQNVFFALKVEKECTHSKNSAAFERLSCANRNCMDTYPTFLAVLWCAGICLSQAPAAFAGIIYLVVRQKYFVGYLGQTCQSTPGFLFGKRILFFLSLMCVVGIINHLMLTYGGSDYKEYIQTITKAASTLLLLP; encoded by the exons ATGTTATCTGTGATGCTACAAATGATCAGACAGCAGTCTGAGACAGTCCCGCAGTGCACACTCGAGAACATGTTTGTGGCAGTGATGGACAACATTTTCTTGCTTGTGCTGGTCACTCTTCTCAGCGTCATTCAGAATG TGTTCTTCGCCTTGAAGGTTGAGAAAGAGTGCACTCATTCTAAGAATTCTGCAGCGTTTGAGCGTTTGTCCTGTGCAAA TCGAAACTGCATGGACACGTACCCCACATTTCTGGCAGTACTGTGGTGCGCAGGTATCTGCCTCAGCCAAG ctcCAGCTGCCTTTGCTGGCATCATCTACCTTGTGGTCCGGCAGAAGTACTTTGTTGGCTACCTGGGGCAGACTTGCCAGAG CACTCCTGGCTTCCTGTTCGGGAAACGCATCCTCTTCTTCCTGTCACTCATGTGTGTTGTGGGAATCATAAATCACCTGATGCTCACCTATGGTGGCAGTGACTACAAAGAGTACATCCAGACCATCACCAAAGCAGCGTCAACACTTCTGCTCTTGCCCTGA
- the LOC113109974 gene encoding uncharacterized protein LOC113109974 isoform X2 — protein MLYLVKSRSPDWTTVYDSVECDAQIHKPAPRPPNKSGGRLTRWTKNSDLSSRTSYKRKNMRGNVNSGFVMDVIELESFVSSPPAGFSVENRAGCRVVKWDQENSCVFIDEIQSSKGKVIFFNSPGRKVIVRTLREYTDLRRQLTSKTIYILVSACTKTEVEEKRQRDVPVVGYYVVAINGSHPMIRWEMERGLDMTISSVAGESYTVDVDVSAAIQGWVGESLQILVDAEKQTTVQGHVPWKMRSTPTMLCETANIYCKQASVCGN, from the exons atgttgtacttggtgaaatcacgctcaccggACTGGACTACAGTTTATGACTCAGTTGAATGTGATGCTCAGATTCACAAACCAGCTCCACGCCCACCAAACAAAAGCGGAGGGCGACTCACGCGCTGGACGAAAAACTCGGATTTGTCCTCGAGAACAAGTTACAAGAGAAAGAACATGCGGGGAAACGTGAATTCTGGCTTTGTTATGGACGTTATCGAGCTGGAGTCGTTTGTGAGCAGCCCTCCTGCTGGATTCAGTGTCGAGAACCGCGCGGGCTGCAGAGTCGTGAAATGGGATCAGGAGAACAGCTGCGTGTTCATCGATGAGATCCAGTCTAGCAAGGGGAAAGTGATTTTCTTTAATTCTCCGGGAAg GAAAGTCATAGTACGTACTTTGAGGGAGTACACAGATTTGAGACGACAGCTAACGTCAAAAACAATTTACATCCTGGTGTCTGCGTGCACCAAAACAGAGGTCGAAGAAAAGAGACAGAGGGATGTTCCAG TTGTTGGGTATTATGTGGTGGCGATCAACGGCAGTCATCCAATGATCAGATGGGAGATGGAAAGAGGCTTAGACATGACTATTTCATCTGTTGCTGGAGAAAGTTATACAGTTGAT gttgatGTTAGTGCTGCAATACAGGGATGGGTCGGTGAGAGCCTTCAAATCCTTGTTGATGCAGAAAAG CAAACGACAGTTCAAg GTCACGTACCATGGAAGATGAGATCAACACCCACAATGTTGTGTGAAACAGCAAATATCTACTGCAAACAGGCTTCAGTCTGTGGAAATTGA
- the LOC113109974 gene encoding mesenteric estrogen-dependent adipogenesis protein-like isoform X1 has translation MLYLVKSRSPDWTTVYDSVECDAQIHKPAPRPPNKSGGRLTRWTKNSDLSSRTSYKRKNMRGNVNSGFVMDVIELESFVSSPPAGFSVENRAGCRVVKWDQENSCVFIDEIQSSKGKVIFFNSPGRKVIVRTLREYTDLRRQLTSKTIYILVSACTKTEVEEKRQRDVPVVGYYVVAINGSHPMIRWEMERGLDMTISSVAGESYTVDVDVSAAIQGWVGESLQILVDAEKVKPIWKDAHFTIKYRSDALFDFPYWFGFSKRQFKVTYHGR, from the exons atgttgtacttggtgaaatcacgctcaccggACTGGACTACAGTTTATGACTCAGTTGAATGTGATGCTCAGATTCACAAACCAGCTCCACGCCCACCAAACAAAAGCGGAGGGCGACTCACGCGCTGGACGAAAAACTCGGATTTGTCCTCGAGAACAAGTTACAAGAGAAAGAACATGCGGGGAAACGTGAATTCTGGCTTTGTTATGGACGTTATCGAGCTGGAGTCGTTTGTGAGCAGCCCTCCTGCTGGATTCAGTGTCGAGAACCGCGCGGGCTGCAGAGTCGTGAAATGGGATCAGGAGAACAGCTGCGTGTTCATCGATGAGATCCAGTCTAGCAAGGGGAAAGTGATTTTCTTTAATTCTCCGGGAAg GAAAGTCATAGTACGTACTTTGAGGGAGTACACAGATTTGAGACGACAGCTAACGTCAAAAACAATTTACATCCTGGTGTCTGCGTGCACCAAAACAGAGGTCGAAGAAAAGAGACAGAGGGATGTTCCAG TTGTTGGGTATTATGTGGTGGCGATCAACGGCAGTCATCCAATGATCAGATGGGAGATGGAAAGAGGCTTAGACATGACTATTTCATCTGTTGCTGGAGAAAGTTATACAGTTGAT gttgatGTTAGTGCTGCAATACAGGGATGGGTCGGTGAGAGCCTTCAAATCCTTGTTGATGCAGAAAAGGTAAAACCTATCTGGAAAGATGCACATTTCACCATCAAGTACCGTTCTGACGCCCTTTTTGACTTTCCCTACTGGTTTGGTTTCAGCAAACGACAGTTCAAg GTCACGTACCATGGAAGATGA